GATCTCAGTCCCAGCAGATACTTCAGCTCTCAGAAGATCACCGGTGGATATGTGGACCAAGCCAAACTAAGAAGATTCAAGACAAACTTTAAGAAAACCCTACGACAATTATTGTAAAAGTAATCTATTTCAAGAGACCTTTTTCATCCGCCAACTGcattatgcaaaaagaaaaaaaaaaaaaaggtgctcAGAGTAGCTTGCTAATAAAAAGGAGAAGAGCATTGAACCAACATCATGAACTCTAGTAAACACCACTAAAGAAATTGGCGTCTAGGGTCATATCCATCAGCCGAATTCATAAGCACACAAATCAAAGTTACTATCGAGACGAAATCAGCCTTGTTGTTACGAAACCAAGTTGAGGCCGTGGCCTTGCAGTGCTAAAGTGCTACAAGTAACCATATGATacactcacacacacacacacacacacacacacacacacacacacacacatatatatcaacaattttgcatcttttttgggtcaattctgcaatgaaaaatacaaaaaaggtACCTTCTTGACGATCAATTCACACTGGGTCCCCTTCCCAGATGCTGGTGCACCAGATATCATCACCTTCAACGGCTCACCAGCCGAGCAGTTCACCTTCAGTCCCTGCCACGCAAGAATCGATAATTAGCAGCACAAACACCCACCAACTATAGcaagagaaacagagaaaaaaaaaaggtgaaagaaCAATTGCCAATCAGCGAGCAAAACGTTACAGACCATAGATTTCGACTTTGCTCTCAAATGGGTTTTGGCGGGCACGGAGAAGGAGAGGACATGGCGAGACCGAAGACAAGTTGGTCGAGCAGAAGATGGGGAAGAAGGgtagagagaaggagaggagagacGAGGCGGGGAGGGAGATGGAGAGGCGCTGCTGCAGTGGAGGGACGACAGTGAAGCGTGTAACATGGTGGCAGACAtaggacagagagagagagagagagagagagagagagagagagaaagagagagaagtgacTGGTGGGATGAGGGCGTGTGAAGGAGATCCAACTTGCATGCAAggaatgggagagagagagatccggGTAGAGGTGGAGATGGAGTCTCCTGATTTTTGGCGGGTGAGGGTGGTGGCAACGGACCTTCCACGTGTCACGGTGGAACTGGAACAGAATGAGTAGACCCGACCCGAGTGCCTGGCCGGGCTCGGGCCGGGCCCATATGAGCCCGACTTCTGGAGGCCTTGCCGGGCCCGAGCTTGCGGGCCTGATCAAGAACCCAAATCCGCCGAGCGAAAAAGCATGGCCGACTAAAACAAGGATGGAATTTAGTGAaatttgtttttgtgttttttttttacttagatGTTCGTTTGTTTAGAGAGATTAATGCATTGCAAAATCCCACGGAAGTGCAGTTGAGTTTtcagacttttatttttttgggcaaaGTCTTAATACTTTCGAAATGTGCAATTATGTCATAAGATCCgtcacaaaaatgcaattgagtactaaaaatttcaaaatagacAAACAAATCATagaacttatcaaattagttcaATGAAATCTTTTCACTGATtgcatttttggaaatttttaggattctattgcacttttgtgacaaattttgtAACATAATTaccactttttgaaatttttacaactatattgcatttttatgacaagttttgaGATTTCCACTACACTTATCCCTTATTTAAACTTAAGCATATGCAAAAGGCATTTTTCACTTTCCGTCAAAATCTAAtatattttcgaaatttctaagaatttatggaaaaattatatGCATACCCAGGTATTAATATTTATATGTCGTGAAGGTTTCGTGTATTTTAGACTAAAAATAGTGAAGATACATATAAGGGTGATGGGTTCGACGGTGGGTTGGAGGATAGGACCGAATAGGACAAGTTCAGCCTAATGTATGGAATTGGAAACCTGTCCACCCTGGAATCGGACCAGGTGGTCATTGTCCCTAGGAATTGGTGgtgctatttttttaatttctattgtCTTTCTCAAAAAGTTCCTAAGTATATTGAAAGTTATTTTATTGTAGGATTAAATTATTAATCACATGGAAGTTGCTACTAAAAGAAGAGATTACAATCACAAATAATCCATACCTTTTGCCCTtgttgaataaaaataataaaaaggctCTAAGCTAGTTCCACCAGTTTGGTCTGGTTTCTCCTTAGGAATCGGGAACCAAACCAATTCCCACAGAGGCCAAACTAGCCAGTTTAGTCTAGTCTGGTTGAGATCAATTGGGATCAATGTACACCCCTAAATACATGCATCCAAAGATTAAAGTtatacaaaagaaataaaaataagaaccaatacttggaaaaaaaaattaaatgtgcCTAGACTAGCCCAAGGATCATCACATGTGAAACCAATGTCTGATCAGGATTTCTAACGTAAACTCGGTCAGGGAAATATTAAATCCCCAGATAGGCCCGCCACAAATAGTAATGAAAATAGTTCGGACTAATGTGCATGCTTTGGACTGATCCTTCTCAACAGCATCATCGAGACCCTGGAGGACATGGAGATCTTGCAAGACGCAGGGATTAAATACCAATCGACGGACGAAGACGAAGAGGTGGTCTTGTCAAATTTCAGCTCTCACGTTCTGAAATCGGCAATGTCTTTTCATTCATTCTACCATTCAGAGAGCTGCAATTAAGAGAAAGAGCCTCTGCACATTCTAACTCATCCTGTAACACCCTCGATCATTCTTTTTTATACTAATTCATTTATCCATGTATTGCTCATGCAATTACATCCATTGTGGTGATGCAATTAAGATCATTCTGATGATCAAGTCGATCCCTTTTAGTTCAAGGAACCGAGACACTGAACCGATCGACTTTATCCATCGGGTCGTTGTTGAATTAATTCATCACATTGTTGAAAACTTCTTAGCAGTTTTCACATTTTGACTAGATACTCCCAATCTCATATTGCAAATAATAAGTGCTTTTCTTACCAAAGGAGACAACGGCCAGAACCACattattgatttattattgCGGACAATTTTACCATcgtttcaaaaagaaaaaaaaaatgactactTTCTGCCATTGTAATAAATTCTTGAAAGGGTTGATAAACATGGAAAGCTATCGATAAAAAAGTTAGCTGTCACATGATCTTCCGAAAACTTATTGGCCGACGCTTTTATGACATTCCTAACCCTTTTTGAGAGCATACATATTATCaaattttgtttatgtttgACTAATTTCGTAAAAGTGCTGGTGAATTACCggcaaattaattgaaaaatgtaGTCACCCCCGTCTTCTTTCTCTATACTTATCCTCTATTCAGCAAACAgtctttcaaaaaaagaaaaggaaaagacgtGTTCGAGGACTATCCCTACTTGTGCGGATGGAAGACATAACGGTAATGTATAAGGACAAAACTTTGCATTTTTGTGTGAATAGGAGTCATTTGTATGAGTTTAGAAGGTAGAAAGTTAATGTCCCTATCAAAATTACCATTGAGTTTGATGATTGTCTTTATGCGTAGCTAGCTCTATGCTTTACATTGtcataatattaatttaatgtgCGGACGTTGGCTCTCTATCCGATGTTTCACGAAACTAAATTAAATTGAGGTAAAGTTTCTACGCAAGGGTAGAACGTGAATAATAAGTGAATCTATTAAAATAGCAAAAGCAAGTACTGTACGATTAAATAATGAAGATTGAGGTTGAAGTAAGATATTTTGAGTATTATAGCACTAGAAAGATTGACGGGAACACGACAAGCATAAGGAAAACTTCAGTGGAGATTGTGCTGGTGATGTTCTAGAGACAAGCCACGCGAAGGACTGACCTTGAAACATGGTTTGCTTTTTTCTTCCGTACGAAAAATACaacctagaaaaagaaaaagaagataacaGATTCGAGGTGGTGTTATTACATATGATATTGCATCGCAATAATCAAAGGTTTAATCAATAATCTAATCCGGTTTCACACTTGATGAGCCTGTGGTCGTGCTCGACACATCATGTATTTGTCTTTGCTGACCAGCTCGATCTCACAGGGGATGCAACccaattagaaaatgactcttTTAGACACACCATGGAACAaagatccaaaaaaatttcatcaggATAACCCGATGTGGTTATTTTCatcatgtttttttctttgggtaaGTCGACCTTTTTTTCATCCCATATCCTCATTAACTTAAAGATGTTCAAGATTCATATACGAAAGAAGAAGCACGGTTTCGTAcctcttttttttatatgcCGCAATGTATCGTGAATTGTAGAATCAGAAGgtaccaaaatatcataagtTTCATCAAGTAACTCTTCAGTAATCTAAGAGACCAGAAAATAATAGATTAGGAACTTTTATGGACCAGTAGATTTGAGAGGAAGTTGTGGGTTATAAGTTAGAACTTCCTTCTATTTGGCACATGCGACATTTTGAAAGAATTCTTGGTCTCATTAGGTCTCAGGGCTTGATGAATTTGGTCAATTCCAAGGAGTATGAAATTATGAATATACTTTACTTGCAGGTATCACTATCAAGATGGATTGCATATTATTAGGTCAGCCAATGATCATTTCCTTAGCCGGGAAGCATATTCCTCTTTCAAGAAGATGGAACGAAGTTTTTGCGCAGACATATAGGAGGTCGACACGCGCATGTGACTAAAGTTGAAgaaatgattttacaaaaattagacACATCTTAATTTCGAAATCATTGTCGATATTTATTGGGATTTTGATTGGTAAGATGTATGCTAATTAATCGTAATAATACAtgcaaaaatcttaaatatagTATCAGCGAACAAAAGAAATGACGTCGAAGTAGTTCTCTCTTTACCTTTAGCTTTTGCATGTGCGTCGcatcttgctttctttcttctttagctTTGTTTCTCATATGTAAAGTTATGGTTAATAGTAATCCGTCAGATATATATgcaaaaaatattctaaatgaTACTTTGCCTCCGGACAAATATGACTCCTGGGATCATTTCAGACTCTTCCAAGATGCTGCTTAGTTTTGCATTTGAGAAAGGTACTATCACAAATGAATGCATAAATTATATTGAAACTTGAAGGCCAAAATGTTACTTCTGGACCCTAACTTGAACTATTTAAACTTCCGTTCTATCTAAACCCGTGATGCTTAAATCTCTATTCTATGTGACTGCTGGTGTTCATTTGCATATGGGAAATTCTCTTCGAGTATTAATCGAGAAGGGAGAAACTACCTTTCAAGATGTCTTGGAGATCATGAAGAACAAGACGCGCAAATTTCAGGGAAAGCTGAGAGCGAGCGAAGAGGTGACGGCCACCAGGGATCCCCAGGGAAATCATGCAACTGATGACGAGCCCTATTTTAGCAAGCAGTGGTCGATCTTTAGGGTTCCGGAGCACATTCGCGAGGTGGACGAGAAGGCATACAACCCTCGGGTTGTTGCAATTGGTCCATTCCATCGGGACAGGCCAGAGTTGAAGGCGATGGAAGCTCAGAAGCTGAGGCTGTACGAGGAACTCGTGAAGCAGATTGGAGATGAGGGACGCGAAGTGGGTCTCCGGACAGTGATCAAGAAGTTGGAAGGCAGGGCAAGGAAATGTTATTCGGAGGAGTTCGACTATATCAGCAGCGAGGAATTCGTCCAGATGATGGTTCTCGACGGTTGCTTCATTGTCGAGCTCATGCGGTTGTATCATAAGAGCAATCAGGTACCTATTAATTCCCATCCCAAATACCATCCAACGCAAATTTATCCTAGCTTGGATTCAAATCGATTGCTAATGCTTTCTTGTGTCTGTCCATTTATCTGTTTGGAAATTAGGATGGTGAACATTTGGAAGAACCGATATTCGCGACAAGATGGATGCTTCCCAGTATCACTAGAGATCTACTAATGCTCGAGAACCAGTTGCCCTTTTTTGTGTTGCAAGAAATCTACAAGCTCACCACCGTCAGTGAGAAAGAAACCCCACTAAACAAGCTCGCGCTCCTGTTCTTCGAGCCACTACGACCCCAAAAGGGCGAATACTCCGAGATAAAGTTGCAAGACCAAGGGAAGCATCATCATCTCCTTGCTCTATTTCACTCTAGTTTCCTCCCGTGTGATTACCACCGTCCTTCTCCAAGGCGAGGCATGAGATGGAACAGACAGGAAAGTCTTCCGGGGAAGTTTTGGCTGGACGAAGTAAGAATACTTAGGAGATCCGGCATTAAGCTCAGGAGCAACCCGGGTAACCTCCTCAACATAGAATTCGAGAACAGGGAGCTCCGAATCCCGACCCTATTCATCGATGACTCCACGGGACCTTTGTTTCGGAACTTGCTGGCTTATGAACAGTGCAATGCCTTTGCTGCGCCGTATTTCACCTGCTATGCAATCTTCCTCAACAGCATCATCACCATGCCAGAAGACATCGAGATCCTTCAAGACACGGGGATCATAAAACAGTCCAAGGCCAGGGACGAAGAAGTGGTGAGCCTTGTCAATAGCCTCACTAAGGAGCTCGTGTTTGATTTGCACGACATGAATGACTGCTACATAGCACAGCAAATCGAAGACATCAATGCCTTCTGCAGAACTTGGATGAGTAAATGCATCTACCAGCTCTCGAAGATCGATTTCATCAGTATCGGATTATCATTCATATTCCCTTCTTTCAAATAATTGTATATGCGCCATTTTCCTAGCCCTCCATGTAACACAAATACTAGACATACTTATAACCTTGCATCTATTCCTTAATATTTGTTCTAAGAGACTCATTCCATGTACTAATCCAATACTCTTGCACTAATTGGTAAGGGCATGTTGTTTAAGCACATCATGTTTGAGAGATTATTCAAACTTTGCTGCAAATGGAAAAGCTTGTGATCTGTGATCCGCATTAGATCTCTGAAGTTCCTGCTCTTTTCCCATTGAGTCGCACCAGGCTTTACTTGCGAGGGAGTAAAGCAGAGAATAACTTCCAAGTATCGTACTCAAAGTTAATCATTTTGAGACATTGTTTTCGTTTAGTAGAGAGCACTCATTACCAACTTTTTGTACGGTGAATGGTACTTTTCAAGAGTAAAACATGAGAGACGGGGACACCTTAAAAACAAGGGGACAGTCTACACAAACTgatgagttcttttttttttttttttttttggtaaaaaactGATGAGTTCTTTTGTGACTAAgtaatcaaataattaattataattaccAGTTGAGGCTTCTCACATCAGTTAGTGCCGCACTGTAGCGCTACCTAGGGGACCTGGAATTGATAACagtctttttctattaatttgcATTGAGCATAGTTACAATGTTTAAACCTAGTAACAGTAAATAATGGATTATAAGTTGAAATCAgcttaattattttgttgacgtgaaaaaatgaacaagtttTCAAGTATCGACTCGGTTGACAGAAGCCGAGAAAGAAGTGCTGGAGGGGAAGAATCGCTAACTGTTAAGTGCTATTAGTTGACGATAAAGCCAGTGTTAAGTGCTATTAGAATCACCAActgtttcttcctttctttccctttagCCTGAGGCCCGTGCTCGGCCCTTTCTTCGGATTCAAcaagggctcaaccctcatTGCTAAGGCAAGGTCGCCCTCACCAGATCCTGAAGTTATGGAGGGAGGCAACGACGTCTGAACTGCAGGGGATTTTGAGGATGCAGGGGCTAAGGGAGGGCTCGGGCTACATATGACGGGAGGCTTGGGCTTGTTCTTAGACCTGGGGGGTGGCCGCAGGGTCGGGGGTGGTGAATGACCTGTGGAGGGAGGTGACGACATCAGAGCTACAAGAGACCTCGAGGATGCTGGGGCTGAGGGAGGGCTACGGGTCGTAGGTGATGACGACAGGAGACTTGGGCTTGTTCTTGGACGCGGGGCGGCGAACGACCTCAATGGTGGAGCCATCACCGGAGCGAATCAGCAGACGAGGCAATGGCGGAGGTGATGAACAAGGTGGAGGTAGAGGCAGCGGATGAGAGAGAGCAGATCGTGAGTCGGGAGGGAGAGATAGGGAGAACAGAGAGTGTCGTTGCATGAAAGAGGGAAGTGACTTTCAGACTTTCAAAATTTATGCCTATATATAAGGATGACACGGGTCATCCATCCAATGAACTATTGCAAATCTAATGCGGCATCACttatgtacctaatattttgtcaaaatatttggTACACCTCACTTTTCAAGTTAGCAATAAATCATTCCATTCATGATCAAAATGTGGCCGATGAGGCCCCAAAATATTGAGTAAACCTCGTTTACTTCTTTCATTGATGTGTCGGTTTATATAGAAGAGAGAAATTCTGAAaatctgaaatgtgggtcccATAAAACGCATGTGGACCAATAAATAGGGTGATATATTGTTGACTTGGCAAGTGAAGTGTACTCAATGTTTTCtcaaagagagggaaagagagggtgTAGATTGTTTTAGGAACaatggagagagggaggaaatttcaaaatttctacgTGGCGGGATCCGTTGGTACACTTATCGTGCTGTGAATGGATTATCTCCTTGCTAACTTGGCAAGTCTGTCCTACATAACATCTTTTCTAAAAACAACACCACCCGTTCGAGTTTCAGagtacaatttctttttcatgggcatAATTGTATGAGTCTTGGACCGGAGTAAGTCCTTAAAAAAAAGGCTTGAGGAGG
This genomic stretch from Eucalyptus grandis isolate ANBG69807.140 chromosome 3, ASM1654582v1, whole genome shotgun sequence harbors:
- the LOC104438859 gene encoding UPF0481 protein At3g47200-like, yielding MGNSLRVLIEKGETTFQDVLEIMKNKTRKFQGKLRASEEVTATRDPQGNHATDDEPYFSKQWSIFRVPEHIREVDEKAYNPRVVAIGPFHRDRPELKAMEAQKLRLYEELVKQIGDEGREVGLRTVIKKLEGRARKCYSEEFDYISSEEFVQMMVLDGCFIVELMRLYHKSNQDGEHLEEPIFATRWMLPSITRDLLMLENQLPFFVLQEIYKLTTVSEKETPLNKLALLFFEPLRPQKGEYSEIKLQDQGKHHHLLALFHSSFLPCDYHRPSPRRGMRWNRQESLPGKFWLDEVRILRRSGIKLRSNPGNLLNIEFENRELRIPTLFIDDSTGPLFRNLLAYEQCNAFAAPYFTCYAIFLNSIITMPEDIEILQDTGIIKQSKARDEEVVSLVNSLTKELVFDLHDMNDCYIAQQIEDINAFCRTWMSKCIYQLSKIDFISIGLSFIFPSFK